The Apium graveolens cultivar Ventura chromosome 3, ASM990537v1, whole genome shotgun sequence sequence tcacaatctcttcctacTGATTATCCTACTACTATTTACTTGCCTTCTGTTACTTCATTCTCTTATTCAGATGATACTATAAATTTTCCTTCTACCTCTAGCCCAAATCCTCAATCTGTAGGGAGTGGTGTTCCTGATAGTGTTCCTTCTGCTACTCCAACTACTGTCACAACTTCCAATAGCTTTTCAGTACTTCAAGATTTGAGCACTGATGAGTCTTTGAATGTAACTACTGAATTACCTGTTATCAGAAAGTCCACTAGAGTTCACAAAACTCCTTCTTATCTCTCATCTTATAAATGCAATATTGCTGTATGTTCTACACATTGGTGTAATCTTGTCAAAACTCCATCTATTCAACCAACTTGTACTATCAAGGAACCTTTGAGTTATAAAGAAGCTGCTAATGATCCAGTTTGGATTGCAGCAATGCAAAAAGAATTGGAAGCCTTGCATACCAACAACACATGGGATCTTGTTCCCTTACCTGCTAACAAGAAACCAATTGGCTCCAAATGGGTTTTTAAGGTTAAGTTGAAATCAGATGGCTCTTTAGAACGTTGTAAAGCACGTTTAGTAGCCAAAGGCTACAAAAAAAAAGCATGGCATTGACTACCAGGAGGCTTTTTCTCCAGTAGTCAAAATGAGTACTGTTAGAATTATGTTGGCTTTGGTTGCTAGTAGAAACTGGGAATTACATCAACTTGATGTAAATAATGCGTTTTTGCATGGAACTCTCAAAGAAGAGGTTTATATGCAGGTTCCTGATAGGGTACCTAACCCTCATAACCTGGTTTGTTTACTTAGAAAGTCCATCTATGATCTTAAGCAGGCCTCCAGGGAGTGGCATGCCAAACTGGTTGAAGAGCTCATTTGTCAAGGTTTTGTGCAATCGAAAAACTGATTATAGCTTATTCATTAAGAGACAATGATCTGTTATGTGTATAGCAGCTGTTTATGTTGATGATGTGATCCTTACTGGTGATGATTTGCAGGCTATTCACTCTCTCAAGAAGCATTTAGATAGTAAGTTTGGTATTAAAGACCTTGGTGATTTACATTTTTTTATGGGAATTGAGGTTACTAGAACTGCTTCAGGTATTGTCATATCTCAACAGAAGTTTACCAATGAGTTGTTACTTGAGTCTGGTTTTGACAATTCTTCTCATACTGTTACTCCCCTACCCATTCATCTTAAACTCTCCCTTACTGATGGAGATTTGATTGATCAGCTTGATTTGTATCGATCTTTGGTTGGTAAACTTAATTACCTTACCAATACTCGTCCTGATTTGTCTTACACTGTGCAAGTTCTTAGTCAGTTGATGCACTCTCCACGTTTTCCTCATTTGATTGCATTGAAACACACTCTTCGTTATTTGGCTGGTACAGTGACTCAAGGTATTCTGTTACAAGCTTCTGATTGACTCACTCTCCAGGCATTTTCAGATGCTGATTGGGCGTCATGTATTGATACTAGGCGGTCTATCACAGATTACATCCTTTTGTTTGGTAATTCTCCTGTAACTTGGAAGTCTAAGAAGCAGAATACGGTGTCTCGATCCTCTGCAGAAGCTAAGTATCGTGCTATGGCCTCAACTGCTGCAGAGGTGACTTGGGTTGTTCGTCTCTTGTTTGAACTAGGTGTCAATGATCTTAAACATGTGGCCTTGCACTGTGACAATCAGTCGGCTTTACACATTGCTCAGAATCCGGTGTTCCATGAGAGAACCAATCATATAGAGCTTGATTGTCACTTCACTCGTGACAAGGTTTTGGAAGGTCTTTTACAACTCACTTATTTACCTACAAGATCTCAAATAGCTGATGTGTTTACAAAGGTTTCTCCTTCTATTTTGTTCAACTCTTTGCTGTCCAAGTTGGGAGTGTCTCCCTCTCCCACCTTGAGGGGGGATGTTGAAATATACTCTGATTCTCAGCCTAGCTCAGCAATGAGCTTAGCAGTGGatacaacacacacacacaagcaGCAAAGGGAATGCCACGTCAGCGTTAGTTAGTTAGGAGTTTGTTATAAGAACAAGTTGTAGTATTCATTTCTCATTCTAACAGATTGTAATATACATTTCACAAATATTCTCTCTATTTTCAATATCAATGAATCTTCTATCTATTTCTGCAACTTATTGTTTAGTAATGAATATCACAAGGTTTAACATTTTTAATGATAAAATATTATAAAAGTATTCATGATATAGGTTCaaattgatgtttcgattttaGCGAGAAAGCGGAACAATGAAAAGAATCATGTTTAACAAACGCAGTCTATTGAAATAATAATATTGATGATCTAATATAAGATTAacatacatttattttttttaaaattaatataacGCGGCCGTAAAGCGCGGTTTTCAGACATTTTAAAAATacagttaaacctctttaaagtaataCCCTTGGGACCgggaaaaaatattactttaccgaatttattactttatcgatataataatattttattactttatcgataaagtaatattttattactttacCGAATTTTTATGTTTACGTGGTACAGTATAATATATAATGTACGTATAAAAACTAGAATTAATCACATGCAATGTATTTGATCTAAAATTACTTTTATTATGATTACTTATATCCAAAAAGTTAATATCTTGAATGCTATTAGTTTTGCTAACATGGCTTGGAATATTGATGTGAAAACAACCACAATTGCAAATTGTTTTCGGCATTGCAAGATTCGTTcagaagaaaatgatgaacaaGAACTTGGAGAAATAAATGAAGGTGTCGAAGGATTAAATGAAGTTATCTCTAATTTATGATATAGGAATGTGATGGATGTCGAGCATCTCTTAAACTATCCAAACGAGAATGATGCTGTTATGGAATCACCTACGGATGAAGAAATCATTGAGTCGGTAATGAGCACTGATGAAGGGACTGATCCTGAACCCGACGATAGCAATGACATCCCAAGCGTGTCATTAAAGGAAGCATTTCAAGTACTCACCACTTTGAACAATTACTTGTTACAACACGAGCAAAACATACCAGGAGTTATTTTTGCTTTACATAAAGTCAAGGACGAGATTAATTTTGGCTTTGGTGGAAAGAAGAAACAAGCTACAATAGattcatattttaataagaattaaattttgtaatcatatacattatacagtatatatatatatatataattatggaattattactTTACATATTACTTGGGCCCTTAATGACTTTcgaattttttattatcttatgcTTTTAGCGAGAATATTACTTTACAACATTGGCCCAAGTTGGGACCGATGAAAATTATTACTTAAGCGAGATTATTACTTTATCGGATATTACTTAATCGAGGTTTAACTGTATATACAAATTTGTTAATATTAAATTCAAGATAGTACAAAGCCTCATTCTTCTTAGACTATGAAGAGGGCTCCCCAGGAAACATGAGCAGGTCAGGCTATTATTGAATGTGGGTGGGAATTAACCAACTTGGCGGGCATCTGTTATATCAAGGTTTAAAATGTCACCTACTAACTAACTACACTTATTGTTTTGTTCGAAGATGATCCTGGGGAAATAATCCTATATAATTCAGTCATTCTTGCAACAAAAAAAAAAGGAACCAATTAACCAACATGGAATCTCAAACTGTTGAACACATATCCGAGTGCTTTATCAAACCATCTCATTTTCCACAAGATTGGAAACAAACCATTCATTTAACACCAATAGATCTTGGCTGTCTTTCCTTAGATTACATCCAGAAGGGCCTTCTTTTTAACAAATCCCCATTACTATCCATTCAAGCTTTTCTTGACAGGCTTAAACATTCCCTGTCTGTTACACTTTCTCATTTCTATCCACTTTCTGGTCGCCTTGCTACAAAGATCACCCGAGATCCACAATCCTATGTGGTATATATTGATTGCATTAACAGTCCTGGAGCTAAATTTGTCCATGCCAAAGTTAATTTAAGAGTATCTGATATTTTATCTCCAACTTATGTGCCTTGTATTGTTGAACATTTTTTTGATCATTACAAGGCTGTCAACCATGATGGTCACTCCCTGTCCTTGCTAACGCTTCAGGTCACTGAGCTAACTGATGGCGTATTCATCGGGTGTTCACAAAACCATTCTGTGGTTGATGGCTCCTCTTTTTGGCAATTTGTCAACACTTTATCGGAAGTGTTTCAGGATGATAAAATATTAGGTAGTGATCAAGAAGAAACTTTAAACATTATCTCGCGGTCGCCTAACCAAGAACGTTGGTTTCCTGATGGATGTGGCCCTTTATGTAGCCTACCGTTTACTCATCATGATCAATTTATCAGCAGATATGAAGCTCCTGAGCTTACGAAAAGAATCTTTCATTTTTCTGTTGCAGCTTTAGCAAGAAATAAAGCAAAGGCAAATGCTCTTTGCAAGGACAGGGGCATCACAATATCGAGTTTACAAGCCTTGTCAGCGTTGATTTGGAGATGTGTGACACGCATCCGTATGTTACCAAAAGATCATATTATCAAGTGTTTCACAACTGTGAATATTCGATCCAAACTAAAGCCACCCTTGCCACCAAATTATTACGGGAACTGCTCTCAGGCAGCGGGAAAAGTCACTACAGCTGGCGAGCTATTGGAGAATGATTTAGGCTGGGCTGCTGCACAATTAACTGAAGCAATAGCTAAACTTGACGACAATGCTGCACGAGAGACTCTTGCGAAATGGCTGCAAAATCCATCTTTCTACAGAACGAGGCGTTCAGTAAATCCTGACATGATTATATTTGGGAGCTCACCGCGGTTTAATATGTATGGAAATGAATTTGGATTGGGAAAAGCTGTGGCGGTTCTGAGTGGACATGATAACAAATTTGATGGTAAAGGAACATTGTATCCGGGGCGCCAAGGCGGAGGAAGCATTGATGTGGAATTATGCTTATGTTCAAATTCCATGAGCGCTCTGGAAAAAGACGATGAGTTCTTGGATGCTCTCAATTTTTCATGATGATCAAATTATGTACTCGCAGATACTATTCTCCAACCTAATCAGGATATCTGATGTGGCGTTGGATATATTTTGTGTTGGAATAATATTTAGTACTTGAATAAACCCGTAATCAATGATCGCTGCTAACTATACTGCATTGCCATGCATGTAAAGTTAACTAGTTAATATCAAAATAGGCTTGGTATCAGTAGTGTTCCGTTGAGAGATTAAAGCCGGAGATATTGAATGGCTAAAAATCAGAAATATACTGATATTTCATCAGCTAGAAACGGTGGCTTGATACAATTGCACGTCTCCATTCAAAGATACAGTATCACTTACAGAAAATACTTTTGGTCTAGAACTACTACTATAATATTAGTCGCAAttattcatcagtatttgatCTTTGAATTCCTAATCTCCttgttaatatttaaaattttgaaacaaGTGACGtgataattaatcaattattctTAAGGAAATAAAAGCGATTTAGCAACTTGTTTAAAAGATTGTAACTTACAACATCCAAACAAGTAATGGAAATACTTTGAAAGAAAACGCTGGAAAGCCCATTGTTGTAAATTGATTGAAATGGGCCATTCAGCATTGGGCTTTAAAATTAATGTATTAATTTGAACCAGAATTTAAGTGAATATGATTATATTATCAATCTtaagtaaaaaaaaatacatACTCCTGCCAACTAAAATATTCAAGTGATCCTAATAATgcttaaatattaaaaattactAGAAAACTTGAAGAAAATAAATCACAAACCCTATAATTTCACAATTCCTGTTTTTGGTATAATGTCTCAATTTCACTAAATAAAGATGAGAGTAATCCCTTTCAAAACCGTTTAAATTTAAGAAGTTATAATAATTACATTTTTACGCGCTTTAAAATATCTGATACATCGTGTATTCCGGGAAACTACGAACTTTTTATTCATTATGTTGAGAAATACTATGTATCTCAAATTATTTCACCAAACTTTTCTCCAAATGATATGTGTcaatataaatataataacagTTTTTAATAATAATATGGGACTATATGTGTAAATATTAACATATGTCATGTCATATTATTTGggaaaaatttgaaaaaaaatatttggGCAATGCAGCAAGCATTAACAATGCTTAATCACATTTGcttgttattttttatttttttttacaaattagGCTTATATGTCTTTAGAAGTAAGTATATTTTCTAAGAAATCTTGAAAGTAGGTGAAAATCGAAAAGATAAGACATAATACTTAATTCAATTTATCAAGATCCTACAAATCGTTGATGTCATGCATTACACAATTGTGCATATGTAACCCAAAGCAAAAGTGGCATGTAGATCGATTCTATACTCACGGTGACTGATGAGGTCATTGCAAATGTCATTAATCTGAGTCCCTTTGTTTGCAAAAGCATACCTACCCTAGCTCAATTCCTAATTGTCTTCGTTAGTTTCTTAATTTTATGGAAGTTTCCTAGCTAGAAGAGAAGAACAAACATTCATTACCTAAAAGGTTTCATTACTTTATTCGGATAAAACTAAAATAGATTAGGTAAAGTAGCAAAGTCTCTTGCAACAGATTTAGATTAAAACAGATTTAGTTGTGGACTTTTGGTGACCCAAAATATCATCTTTAATTATAACACAAAACCTAAATGTGGACTTATGTTTACAGAGCAGATGTAACTTTCTCCAGGCGATTACTTCTTCTTGTCAAGAACGCGTCTTCGGCTACCACTCCACGTGTCAGTAATCATGTCTAACATGGCTATCTAAATGATCGCATGTTATTTATAAATCTATACGAGTACTAATTTAACACGTTGGATAGGTGCATCATGCATGGTATAACTAACTTTATTGCAGATTCTCTCCACATTTTAACCGTTTGGCAATTATTTAGTGATTGTTTGGTTCACATTTCCGATAACTTGATCAATTACCTAATAAGTGGCG is a genomic window containing:
- the LOC141713386 gene encoding putative acetyltransferase At3g50280 — translated: MESQTVEHISECFIKPSHFPQDWKQTIHLTPIDLGCLSLDYIQKGLLFNKSPLLSIQAFLDRLKHSLSVTLSHFYPLSGRLATKITRDPQSYVVYIDCINSPGAKFVHAKVNLRVSDILSPTYVPCIVEHFFDHYKAVNHDGHSLSLLTLQVTELTDGVFIGCSQNHSVVDGSSFWQFVNTLSEVFQDDKILGSDQEETLNIISRSPNQERWFPDGCGPLCSLPFTHHDQFISRYEAPELTKRIFHFSVAALARNKAKANALCKDRGITISSLQALSALIWRCVTRIRMLPKDHIIKCFTTVNIRSKLKPPLPPNYYGNCSQAAGKVTTAGELLENDLGWAAAQLTEAIAKLDDNAARETLAKWLQNPSFYRTRRSVNPDMIIFGSSPRFNMYGNEFGLGKAVAVLSGHDNKFDGKGTLYPGRQGGGSIDVELCLCSNSMSALEKDDEFLDALNFS
- the LOC141715050 gene encoding uncharacterized protein LOC141715050, with amino-acid sequence MDVEHLLNYPNENDAVMESPTDEEIIESVMSTDEGTDPEPDDSNDIPSVSLKEAFQVLTTLNNYLLQHEQNIPGVIFALHKVKDEINFGFGGKKKQATIDSYFNKN